From Saccharothrix espanaensis DSM 44229, the proteins below share one genomic window:
- a CDS encoding acyl-CoA dehydrogenase family protein, whose product MVSVETDTDVDAVVAAVREAVPRLRANGLAAENARRVPAENLDLLEKAGVFRIATPRHYGGLDFSLADQAKVLAEVARGCGSTSWVAMVWLSSAWICSLYPEELQAEIFATPAPRVSGGFMPTGTLVPVEGGYRLNGTWRFNSGCQDADWNMMITVLEHPDGRVDEAIAVVPISEFTIVDDWHASALAATGSCTTIAEDVFVPAHRVVIPAEAAAELAEHPELLAALPPGRAYSLYPFLFSQAVSTFIGLARGAYELFTERLPGRGISYTSWTDQREHPLVQVKVGVAASRIAAAEAVAERLYRIQQERADAGEEPTLAERVEVRGQSAFAVQLLKQAVEELYEAAGATAIRRDLPLQRFRRDIEGLSLHGWIVFATNMEVYGRHLLGLDPGTEML is encoded by the coding sequence ATGGTCAGTGTGGAAACCGACACCGACGTCGACGCGGTGGTGGCCGCCGTGCGCGAGGCCGTGCCCCGCCTGCGGGCCAACGGCCTGGCCGCCGAGAACGCCCGGCGGGTACCGGCGGAGAACCTCGACCTGCTGGAGAAGGCCGGGGTGTTCCGCATCGCCACGCCGCGCCACTACGGCGGGCTGGACTTCTCCCTGGCCGACCAGGCGAAGGTGCTCGCCGAGGTCGCCCGGGGCTGCGGCTCGACCAGCTGGGTGGCCATGGTGTGGCTGTCCAGCGCGTGGATCTGCTCGCTGTACCCGGAAGAGCTCCAGGCGGAGATCTTCGCGACACCCGCGCCGCGCGTCTCCGGCGGCTTCATGCCCACCGGCACGCTCGTCCCGGTCGAGGGCGGCTACCGGCTCAACGGCACCTGGCGGTTCAACTCCGGCTGCCAGGACGCCGACTGGAACATGATGATCACCGTCCTGGAGCACCCCGACGGCCGGGTCGACGAGGCGATCGCCGTGGTGCCGATCTCGGAGTTCACCATCGTGGACGACTGGCACGCCTCCGCGCTCGCCGCGACCGGCAGCTGCACCACCATCGCCGAGGACGTGTTCGTGCCCGCGCACCGGGTCGTGATCCCCGCCGAGGCGGCCGCCGAACTGGCCGAGCACCCGGAACTGCTGGCCGCGCTGCCGCCGGGCCGCGCCTACAGCCTCTACCCGTTCCTGTTCTCCCAGGCGGTGTCGACCTTCATCGGACTGGCGCGCGGCGCGTACGAGCTGTTCACCGAACGCCTGCCGGGGCGCGGGATCAGCTACACGTCGTGGACCGACCAGCGGGAGCACCCGCTGGTCCAGGTGAAGGTCGGCGTGGCGGCGAGCCGGATCGCGGCGGCCGAGGCGGTGGCCGAGCGGCTGTACCGGATCCAGCAGGAGCGGGCCGACGCGGGCGAGGAGCCGACGCTCGCCGAGCGGGTGGAGGTCCGGGGCCAGAGCGCGTTCGCCGTGCAGCTGCTCAAGCAGGCGGTGGAGGAGCTCTACGAGGCGGCCGGCGCCACCGCGATCCGCCGCGACCTGCCGCTGCAACGGTTCCGGCGCGACATCGAGGGGTTGTCGCTGCACGGGTGGATCGTGTTCGCCACCAACATGGAGGTCTACGGCCGGCACCTGCTGGGCCTCGACCCCGGCACCGAGATGCTCTGA
- a CDS encoding aldehyde dehydrogenase family protein — protein MDRVLGAEVEQFLKQDKELFVGGRFVPAAGGRTFSTLDPSTGAPLAQVAFAGPDDVAAAVAAARAALDGPWGDLPASGRERLLARLADLVERDAAVLAELDAVDGGKPRSLTAAVDVPGAVEHLRYYSGWPTKLEGATLPVGLPGALCYTRLEPVGVCAAIIPWNFPLMMAGWKLAPALAAGCTVVLKPAEQTPLSALWLAGLVAEAGFPPGVVNVLTGDGSTGAALVDHPDVAKVAFTGSTAVGREIAAKAGAAVKRVSLELGGKCPNIVLADADLPAAIAGAAEAAFFNSGQSCVAGARLYVQRAVYDEVLAGLAGAASGIVPAPALDPEGVLGPLVSAEQYARVRGYLVDAVAEGARVVAGQVPPEEPGGGYFVAPVVLADVPATAALAREEVFGPVVAVTPFDTLDEVVDLAEDTPYGLAAGVWTRDLASAHVLAARLKVGMFYVNAWAVGDPAAPWGGVKSSGIGRELGRANLDAYLEPKTVWVVHGTP, from the coding sequence GTGGACCGGGTTCTCGGCGCGGAGGTCGAGCAGTTCCTCAAGCAGGACAAGGAGTTGTTCGTCGGCGGGCGGTTCGTGCCCGCGGCCGGCGGACGCACGTTCAGCACGCTCGACCCGTCCACCGGAGCGCCCCTCGCACAGGTCGCGTTCGCCGGTCCGGACGACGTCGCGGCGGCCGTCGCGGCGGCCCGCGCGGCGCTGGACGGGCCGTGGGGCGACCTGCCCGCGTCCGGCCGGGAGCGGCTGCTGGCGCGGCTGGCGGACCTCGTGGAGCGGGACGCCGCCGTGCTGGCCGAGCTCGACGCCGTGGACGGCGGGAAACCCCGCTCGCTCACGGCCGCCGTGGACGTGCCCGGCGCGGTCGAGCACCTGCGCTACTACAGCGGCTGGCCCACCAAGCTGGAGGGCGCGACGCTCCCGGTCGGGCTGCCCGGCGCGCTGTGCTACACCCGGCTGGAACCGGTCGGGGTGTGCGCGGCGATCATCCCGTGGAACTTCCCGCTGATGATGGCCGGCTGGAAGCTCGCGCCCGCCCTGGCGGCCGGCTGCACGGTGGTGCTCAAGCCCGCCGAGCAGACGCCGCTGTCGGCGCTGTGGCTGGCCGGGCTGGTCGCCGAGGCCGGTTTCCCGCCGGGCGTGGTCAACGTGCTGACCGGCGACGGCTCCACCGGGGCCGCCCTGGTCGACCACCCGGACGTGGCCAAGGTGGCGTTCACCGGGTCGACGGCGGTCGGCCGGGAGATCGCGGCGAAGGCGGGCGCGGCGGTCAAGCGGGTCTCCCTGGAACTGGGCGGCAAGTGCCCGAACATCGTGCTGGCCGACGCGGACCTGCCCGCCGCGATCGCCGGCGCGGCCGAGGCGGCGTTCTTCAACTCCGGCCAGAGCTGCGTGGCCGGGGCCCGGCTGTACGTCCAGCGCGCGGTGTACGACGAGGTCCTGGCGGGCCTGGCCGGGGCGGCGTCCGGGATCGTGCCCGCGCCCGCGCTCGACCCGGAGGGCGTGCTCGGGCCGCTGGTGTCGGCCGAGCAGTACGCCCGCGTGCGCGGCTACCTGGTGGACGCGGTGGCCGAGGGCGCGCGGGTGGTGGCCGGGCAGGTGCCGCCGGAGGAGCCCGGGGGCGGGTACTTCGTCGCGCCGGTCGTGCTGGCCGACGTGCCCGCCACCGCGGCGCTCGCCCGCGAGGAGGTGTTCGGGCCGGTGGTCGCGGTGACCCCGTTCGACACCCTCGACGAGGTCGTGGACCTCGCCGAGGACACCCCGTACGGGCTGGCCGCCGGCGTGTGGACCCGTGACCTGGCCTCGGCGCACGTGCTGGCGGCCCGGCTCAAGGTCGGCATGTTCTACGTCAACGCGTGGGCGGTCGGCGACCCGGCCGCGCCGTGGGGCGGGGTGAAGTCCTCCGGCATCGGCCGTGAACTCGGCCGGGCCAACCTCGACGCGTACCTCGAACCCAAGACGGTGTGGGTCGTGCACGGCACGCCGTGA
- a CDS encoding cytochrome P450 family protein, with the protein MTQTSLHVLDTAGRDIQGEVAALRAHGPAARVELPGGVVSWLVTDTALIKQLLTDPRISRDAYAHWPAWENGEGELARTWPLAMWVADRNMITSYGDAHRRLRKLVAGAFTARRTRDLKPRVEAIVAALLDGLAAHGPDRPVDLRAEFAQALPAAVISELLGIPDDVRGELLGVIGAWMTAQDEAAIAEYTRRGYELLHRLVDLKRAEPGDDLVSALIAARAEDGTRLSERELVDTVLLTFTAGHETTTNLIDQAVFALLTHPAQLAAVRSGAAGWPDVVEESIRLEAPFANLPLRFAVSDVEIPGGQVIRAGEPILISFAAAGRDPLVHGPDADEFVVTRPTRADHIGFGHGVHFCIGAPLARLEAGIALPALFGRFPDLALAATPEALSPLESFVSNGHRELPVLLGRSSDA; encoded by the coding sequence ATGACCCAGACCAGCCTGCACGTGCTCGACACCGCGGGCCGAGACATCCAAGGCGAGGTGGCGGCGCTGCGGGCGCACGGCCCGGCGGCCCGGGTGGAGCTGCCCGGCGGCGTCGTCTCCTGGCTGGTGACCGACACCGCGCTGATCAAGCAGCTGCTGACCGACCCGAGGATCTCGCGCGACGCGTACGCGCACTGGCCCGCCTGGGAGAACGGCGAGGGCGAGCTGGCCCGCACGTGGCCGTTGGCGATGTGGGTCGCCGACCGCAACATGATCACCTCCTACGGCGACGCGCACCGCCGGCTGCGCAAGCTCGTGGCGGGCGCGTTCACCGCGCGCCGGACCCGCGACCTCAAGCCGCGCGTGGAGGCGATCGTGGCGGCGCTGCTGGACGGTCTCGCGGCGCACGGCCCGGACCGCCCGGTGGACCTGCGCGCCGAGTTCGCGCAGGCGCTGCCGGCGGCGGTGATCTCCGAGCTGCTCGGCATCCCCGACGACGTGCGCGGCGAGCTGCTGGGCGTGATCGGGGCGTGGATGACCGCGCAGGACGAGGCGGCGATCGCGGAGTACACCCGGCGCGGGTACGAGCTGCTGCACCGGCTGGTGGACCTCAAGCGCGCGGAACCGGGCGACGACCTGGTGAGCGCGCTGATCGCGGCCCGCGCCGAGGACGGCACGCGGCTCTCGGAGCGGGAACTGGTCGACACCGTCCTGCTGACCTTCACCGCCGGCCACGAGACCACCACCAACCTGATCGACCAGGCCGTGTTCGCGCTGCTGACCCACCCCGCGCAGCTGGCGGCCGTGCGGTCCGGCGCGGCGGGCTGGCCGGACGTGGTGGAGGAGTCGATCCGGCTGGAGGCCCCGTTCGCGAACCTGCCGCTGCGCTTCGCGGTGTCCGACGTGGAGATCCCCGGCGGGCAGGTGATCCGGGCGGGCGAGCCGATCCTGATCTCGTTCGCCGCCGCCGGCCGCGACCCGCTGGTGCACGGGCCGGACGCGGACGAGTTCGTGGTGACCCGCCCGACCCGGGCCGACCACATCGGCTTCGGGCACGGCGTGCACTTCTGCATCGGCGCGCCGCTGGCCCGGCTGGAGGCCGGGATCGCGCTGCCCGCGCTGTTCGGGAGGTTCCCGGACCTGGCGCTCGCGGCGACCCCGGAAGCCCTGAGCCCGCTGGAGTCCTTCGTCTCCAACGGCCACCGGGAGCTGCCGGTCCTCTTGGGACGGTCGTCGGACGCCTGA